Proteins from one Acropora muricata isolate sample 2 chromosome 9, ASM3666990v1, whole genome shotgun sequence genomic window:
- the LOC136929766 gene encoding uncharacterized protein gives MIPLEKNTIPVDCDNVEFCLKRLSRKLSTVAVIMADREGRENQTRKERDAERAQNERLKKEVKKLKNALLCERTNSAQKDKKIKVLEHEKSGGEDHICDLKKGGRRGSICVASLWRQSAASSWQKHPKYLAELLDKRTNELLQQRQQNRIFEKRCNKLDGDIERVHHLLIDLVCLHKKHLASASELKCNRILGVGKSMNNNCTNKFLLSVSLVLFTLFVFLIIKEHFQFMEFISRF, from the exons ATGATCCCCTTGGAGAAAAACACGATTCCTGTAGACTGCGACAACGTAGAATTTTGCCTTAAACGGCTCTCTAGGAAGCTATCTACGGTCGCAGTTATTATGGCTGATCGAGAGGGCAGAGAAAACCAGACACGAAAAGAACGAGACGCGGAGAGAGCGCAAAATGAACGACTAAAGAAAGAAGTAAAGAAGCTGAAAAACGCACTTCTTTGCGAGAGAACGAATTCCGCACAGAAAGACAAGAAAATTAAAGTACTAGAACATGAAAAAAGTGGAG GGGAAGATCATATTTGTGACTTGAAAAAAGGAGGAAGACGGGGTAGCATTTGTGTCGCTTCATTGTGGAGGCAGTCGGCCGCAAGTTCATGGCAAAAGCATCCTAAATATTTGGCAGAGCTTCTCGATAAGCGCACCAACGAGCTACTCCAGCAACGACAACAGAaccgaatattcgagaaaagatgCAACAAATTGGATGGCGATATTGAACGCGTTCACCACCTGCTGATTGATTTGGTTTGTCTGCACAAAAAGCACCTCGCATCAGCTTCTGAACTGAAGTGTAATAGAATTCTGGGGGTAGGAAAAAGTATGAACAACAACTGTACAAACAAGTTTTTATTAAGTGTTTCCCTCGTGCTGTTTacattgtttgtatttttgatAATCAAGGAGCATTTTCAGTTCATGGAATTTATTAGTAGGTTTTGA